The genomic stretch CAAGCTCTTAATTAATGCGGGAATAAACAAGATAATAATCGAGGATAGTTACCCGGATGAAATGTCCCGGCAGATGCTGGATGAAGCTGGTGTGGAAATCATAATCATAGGCCAAGACACAAAGGAAAGAAAGAAAACCAAAGGAAAGAGAAAATGAGATGTCCTTTTTGCGGGAATGAAGAGGATAAAGTAATCGATTCCCGTCCTTCCCAGGATGGAAGATCAGTCAGGAGAAGGAGGGAGTGCGAGAAATGCAGCAAAAGGTTTACCACCTACGAGTATATTGAGGACGTCTCTCTGACTGTAGTAAAGAATGATGACAGAAGAGAGCCGTTCGACCGGCCCAAGCTGCAAAGGGGAATAGAGCTTGCCTGTAATAAAAGACCGGTCAGCTCGAAAAAGATAGCTTCATTGGTAGATGAGATCGAAGAGGAATTGCAGGGTTTATCCAAGAAAGAGGTATCCTCCAAAGAGATAGGAGAGCTGGTTATGAAGAAGCTGAAGATCTTAGATGAAGTGGCCTACGTGCGCTTTGCCTCGGTTTACCATAAGTTCAAAGATATAAATGAATTTTTAAACGAACTTCGAAGTTTGCTGGGGTCTTAAAGAAATCGTTTCTCAATCTGTAAATAGATTGTCAACCAGTCCTTCGGACATGCTCGATCTACGCATCCAACTTTATTCTAATATAGTTAACTTAACCAAGAAAGTTCTCCATTTCTAAATTTCATCTTACAATTATCAATTGACAAAGTGCCTAAATAGTTATTATTTAGGCTCTGTTAATGGATTAATTTCTTTTTTTAGGAGGATCAGTTAATAATGCCCAGGGAAAAAGAGATGTCTTTTTTAGATCACCTGGAGGAGTTCAGGGGAAGACTGATAAAATGTCTCATCTCCGTGGTGATCTTCTCAGTCGTAGCCTTTTTCTTCTCAGATAAAATGATAGATTTCATAGCCAAGCCCCTGCCCGGGGTTTATTTTATGGGACCGGTTGAGGCTCTTTCGGTCCGAATGAAAATAGCTATGATCGTAGGAGCGATTGTCAGTTCTCCAGTGATCCTTTATCAGCTCTGGCAGTTTATAGTGCCCGGGCTTTTGGAAAAAGAGGCGAAAGTG from Candidatus Zixiibacteriota bacterium encodes the following:
- the nrdR gene encoding transcriptional regulator NrdR produces the protein MRCPFCGNEEDKVIDSRPSQDGRSVRRRRECEKCSKRFTTYEYIEDVSLTVVKNDDRREPFDRPKLQRGIELACNKRPVSSKKIASLVDEIEEELQGLSKKEVSSKEIGELVMKKLKILDEVAYVRFASVYHKFKDINEFLNELRSLLGS